The proteins below are encoded in one region of Halocatena salina:
- a CDS encoding sensor histidine kinase, whose translation MSESQQIIKQEQTRFTSDSQLLSELGERLIATSHVALAELIKNAYDADATRCNIWINDNNSALIIKDNGHGMTEAEFKDFWMTIATSNRDRNPTSRRYSREVQGSKGVGRFAVRNLGLFLELRTIAYYEEADEYRRLIANFDWEAFESGTGLQEMEVSYRIEASATAEEEGTTLRISDLQDEWTEEELEEVSAKVLDIVSAPYESSPSEIEGSDDEDPGFNVYFAPPGKGSPRTSVAQEIYERYVAKVEITVDGQTLIYEYDYEGGESRTYKYELDENLVGDIEGEIRWIPRRKGVLAGMRTADGRKARSWLSENGGIRIVDNNFRMPPYGDQGDDWLGLSQAQARRSRNWESPITEALFPEGERKITESQAMLQLPRKVQVLGAIHVSSYRSEEIASTVMKDRLMPSMDRQGFVENDAYEQLVDITRGSLEILGVIDRLEEQKQKKKKAEEKKDKTTSTISSTKEFVQESDDIGEATQQELLDQVEDIEIQVEEHHEAEKEAREAVESMNLLGVVSAFMSHETTLILDSAKDMLDHWKQVPPKDRSDEFQDRIEHTEQAVEDFETHLSYSQAFVEQISSGSDSSFKPKPQVNMIIEKFERYTERREIEVENAIRFGLETPEVNVGLYSGVLINLYTNAIKAVVEDSIGDDGRKIRFEAENTSDWHKVRVIDNGVGISKEERTRIFEPMYSTTDVEGPTSVGSGLGLYIVKQVVERVGGKISLVDSPDEFETAFEVRLTR comes from the coding sequence GTGTCTGAGTCCCAGCAAATCATCAAACAGGAGCAAACTCGATTCACCAGCGACAGCCAACTTCTGTCCGAGTTGGGTGAACGTCTGATCGCCACCAGCCATGTCGCACTTGCCGAACTAATCAAGAATGCCTACGACGCCGACGCAACCCGGTGCAATATCTGGATTAACGACAACAACAGCGCACTCATAATCAAGGACAACGGCCATGGAATGACTGAGGCGGAATTCAAAGACTTCTGGATGACTATCGCTACCTCAAATCGGGACAGAAACCCCACATCGCGGCGTTACAGCCGGGAAGTACAGGGGTCAAAAGGCGTCGGCAGGTTTGCTGTCCGGAACCTTGGACTGTTCCTAGAGCTCCGGACTATTGCTTACTACGAGGAAGCGGACGAGTATCGCCGCCTCATCGCCAATTTCGACTGGGAAGCGTTCGAGAGTGGGACTGGCCTTCAAGAGATGGAAGTTAGCTACCGGATTGAGGCCAGCGCAACAGCAGAAGAGGAGGGCACGACACTCCGCATCTCCGACCTGCAGGACGAGTGGACCGAGGAAGAACTGGAGGAAGTCTCGGCCAAAGTCCTCGACATCGTATCGGCACCGTATGAATCTTCACCTTCGGAAATCGAGGGAAGTGACGATGAAGACCCTGGATTCAACGTCTACTTCGCCCCACCCGGGAAGGGCTCCCCGCGAACCAGCGTTGCGCAGGAAATCTACGAACGATACGTTGCTAAGGTAGAAATCACCGTCGACGGTCAAACCTTAATATACGAGTACGACTACGAAGGCGGCGAGTCCCGCACCTACAAATACGAACTGGATGAGAACCTCGTCGGCGATATTGAAGGCGAAATTCGGTGGATTCCACGACGGAAAGGTGTACTAGCCGGGATGCGGACTGCGGACGGACGAAAGGCCCGTAGCTGGCTGAGCGAGAACGGCGGCATCCGAATTGTCGATAACAACTTCCGCATGCCCCCATACGGCGATCAAGGAGATGACTGGCTCGGTCTATCCCAAGCGCAGGCCCGCCGCTCGCGGAACTGGGAGTCACCCATAACCGAGGCATTATTCCCGGAAGGCGAACGGAAAATCACTGAAAGCCAAGCCATGCTCCAATTACCGCGGAAAGTTCAGGTGCTTGGAGCTATCCACGTCTCCAGCTACCGGTCTGAGGAGATTGCCAGTACAGTGATGAAAGATCGGCTCATGCCGTCAATGGACCGGCAAGGCTTCGTCGAAAACGACGCCTACGAACAGCTCGTTGATATCACGCGGGGGAGCCTCGAAATCCTCGGTGTTATCGACCGACTTGAGGAGCAGAAGCAAAAGAAAAAGAAGGCTGAAGAGAAGAAAGACAAGACCACGTCCACAATTAGCTCGACCAAAGAATTTGTACAGGAGAGCGACGATATCGGGGAAGCAACACAACAGGAACTACTTGACCAAGTCGAGGATATTGAGATACAGGTTGAAGAGCACCATGAGGCCGAGAAAGAGGCCCGGGAAGCCGTTGAATCGATGAACTTACTCGGAGTCGTGTCCGCGTTCATGAGTCATGAGACAACCCTGATCTTGGACTCAGCGAAGGACATGCTCGATCACTGGAAGCAAGTACCACCGAAGGACCGCAGCGACGAGTTCCAAGACCGGATTGAGCATACAGAACAGGCAGTGGAGGATTTCGAGACGCATCTGAGTTACTCCCAGGCGTTCGTCGAACAGATCTCATCCGGATCTGACTCCAGTTTCAAGCCCAAGCCACAAGTGAACATGATTATTGAAAAGTTTGAACGGTACACCGAGCGACGGGAGATAGAGGTGGAGAACGCGATCAGGTTCGGACTAGAGACGCCCGAGGTGAATGTTGGTCTCTACAGCGGTGTTCTGATCAATTTATACACGAACGCTATCAAGGCCGTCGTCGAGGATTCGATTGGTGACGACGGTCGTAAGATCCGATTTGAAGCCGAAAATACGAGTGACTGGCATAAGGTGCGAGTGATTGATAATGGCGTCGGCATCTCAAAGGAAGAACGGACACGCATTTTCGAACCGATGTACTCCACGACAGATGTTGAAGGTCCGACTAGTGTTGGATCTGGGCTCGGACTGTATATCGTCAAACAAGTCGTGGAGCGTGTTGGTGGTAAGATATCACTCGTCGACTCACCGGATGAGTTTGAAACCGCCTTTGAGGTGAGGCTAACACGATGA